One stretch of Periplaneta americana isolate PAMFEO1 chromosome 1, P.americana_PAMFEO1_priV1, whole genome shotgun sequence DNA includes these proteins:
- the LOC138708872 gene encoding uncharacterized protein has translation SSVSPPSPASPVSPPSPASPVSPPSPASPVSPPSPASPVSPPSPASPVSPPSPASPVSPPSLASPVSPPSPASPVSPPSPASPVSPPSPASPVSPPSPASPVSPPSPASPVSPPSPASPVSPPSLASPVSPPSPASPVSPPSPASPVSPPSPASPVSPPSPASPVSPPSPASPVSPPSPASPVSPPSPASPVSPPSPASPVSPPSPASPVSPPSPASPVSPPSPASPVSPPSPASPVSPPSPASPVSPPSPASPVSPPSPASPVSPPSPASPVSPPSPASLCPLQVPRHLCPLQVPHHQCPLQVPRHQCPLQVPRHQCPLQVPHHQCPLQVPRHLCPLQVPRHQCCPIEHYTTSLITLFTHLLPTS, from the coding sequence TCATCTGTGTCCCCTCCAAGTCCCGCATCACCAGTGTCCCCTCCAAGTCCCGCATCACCAGTGTCCCCTCCAAGTCCCGCGTCACCTGTGTCCCCTCCAAGTCCCGCGTCACCAGTGTCCCCTCCAAGTCCCGCATCACCAGTGTCCCCTCCAAGTCCCGCGTCACCAGTGTCCCCTCCAAGTCTCGCGTCACCAGTGTCCCCTCCAAGTCCCGCATCACCAGTGTCCCCTCCAAGTCCCGCATCACCAGTGTCCCCTCCAAGTCCCGCGTCACCTGTGTCCCCTCCAAGTCCCGCGTCACCAGTGTCCCCTCCAAGTCCCGCGTCACCAGTGTCCCCTCCAAGTCCCGCGTCACCAGTGTCCCCTCCAAGTCTCGCGTCACCAGTGTCCCCTCCAAGTCCCGCGTCACCAGTGTCCCCTCCAAGTCCCGCATCACCAGTGTCCCCTCCAAGTCCCGCGTCACCTGTGTCCCCTCCAAGTCCCGCGTCACCAGTGTCCCCTCCAAGTCCCGCATCACCAGTGTCCCCTCCAAGTCCCGCGTCACCAGTGTCCCCTCCAAGTCCCGCGTCACCAGTGTCCCCTCCAAGTCCCGCGTCACCAGTGTCCCCTCCAAGTCCCGCATCACCAGTGTCCCCTCCAAGTCCCGCGTCACCTGTGTCCCCTCCAAGTCCCGCGTCACCAGTGTCCCCTCCAAGTCCCGCATCACCAGTGTCCCCTCCAAGTCCCGCGTCACCAGTGTCCCCTCCAAGTCCCGCGTCACCTGTGTCCCCTCCAAGTCCCGCGTCACCAGTGTCCCCTCCAAGTCCCGCATCACCAGTGTCCCCTCCAAGTCCCGCGTCACTGTGTCCCCTCCAAGTCCCACGTCACCTGTGTCCCCTCCAAGTCCCGCATCACCAGTGTCCCCTCCAAGTCCCACGTCACCAGTGTCCCCTCCAAGTCCCGCGTCACCAATGTCCCCTCCAAGTCCCGCATCACCAGTGTCCCCTCCAAGTCCCGCGTCACCTGTGTCCCCTCCAAGTCCCGCGTCACCAGTGTTGCCCAATCGAACACTACACGACCAGTCTCATTACTTTATTTACACACCTTTTACCCACCTCGTAA